DNA sequence from the Desulfovibrio sp. genome:
GCAACGCTTTTCACTGGTTCAGGCTGGGTACGCCCCGCATGTTGCAGGATGCCGCCGCCATCATGAGCGAAGCCAAGGCGCGCCTGTGCATGACCACCGCTTACAACCGCCGCCAGCTCAGCGAACCCATGCAGGAAGTTTGCTACCACTTTGAGCTGGACGGCGTGGTTTACAACATGACCGTGACCCTTAACGGCGAGTGGCCCACCGTGCCCTCCATCACCCCCCTGTTCGCCAATGCCGACTGGCACGAACGGGAAATGATGGAACTCTACGGCATTCAGGTTACAGGCCACCCCAATCCCACGCGCCTGTTTCTGGATGAAGAGCTTGACGCAGGTATTCTCAACGAGGCCGTGCCCCTGTCCATCATGATGAACGGGGCCTGCACCACCGACCTCTGGGAACGCATTCTCAATGACAAGGAGCGCAACCATGAGTAACACCTTCACCATGCCTCTGGGCCCCGTACACGTGGCCCTTGAGGAACCGGTATATTTCCACCTCACGGTGGAGGGTGAAACGGTTCGCCACGTGGAGCTGACCTCCGGTCACGTGCACCGCGGCATGGAAGCCATGGCTACCCAGCGCAACCTCGTCAAGAACGTCACCCTTACCGAACGCGTGTGCTCGCTCTGTTCCAACAGCCACTCCTTCACTTACAGCATGGTGGTGGAAAACGTGCTCGGCATCACCATTCCCGAGCGCGCCTGCTACCTGCGCGTGGTGGCCGAAGAAATCAAGCGCATTGCCTCGCACCTGTTCAACACGGCCATTCAGGCGCATATCATCGGCTTCAAGTCGCTGTTCATGCACGTGATGGAAGTGCGTGAAATGATGCAGGACCTCAAGGAAACCGTTTACGGCAACCGCATGAACCTGGCGGCCAACTGCATCGGCGGCGTTAAGTACAACGTCACGCCCGAGCTTTTGGACTACATGCTCAAGACCCTTGCCAAGGTTGAACCGCAGGTGGATGAAATCCGCGAGATCTACGCCACCAACGGCATGGTTCTTGGCCGCACCAAGGGCCTTGGCCTGCTGCCCAAGGAAGACGCCGTGCATCTTGGCGTGGTTGGCCCTGTGGCCCGCGGTTCCGGCGTTGCCATCGACGTGCGCAAGGATTCGCCCTACGCCGCCTACGGCAAGCTGAACTTCAACCCGGTTCTTGAGCACGGCTGCTGCGTGAACTCACGCACCATGGTGCGGCTGCACGAGATATTTGAATCGTTCAGCCTCATCCGCCAGTGCATCGAAAGGATGCCCGAAGGCGAGGTCACGGCGCCCATGCGTCAGATCCGCACGGCAGAGGCCTGCGCTCGCACCGAGGCCCCGCGCGGCGAAGTGTTCTACTACATCCGCACCAACGGCACGGATATGCCCTCGCGCCTCAAATGGCGTGTGCCTTCCTACATGAACTGGAAGGCCCTGGGCGTCATGATGCGTGACTGCAAGGTGGCCGATGTGGCGCTGATAACCAACAGCATCGACCCCTGCGTTTCCTGCACCGAACGCTAGGCGTAAAAGGTTTGGAGAGTTTGATCCATGCATGAGGCAACGCTGGTTCAGGGACTGCTGAACATGGCCATCAAGGCCGTGGAAGACCACAATAGGGCGCATCCGGAATCTCCGGTCAGCCGCATTGCGGAATTTCAGTGCGAACTGGGCCTGCTTGCCTGCGTGGAAGCGCAAACGCTCACCGCCTGCTTTGAACTGCTGGCGGAAGGAACCCTTGCAGAGGGCGCAAAGCTTACGCTTGCATGCGCGCCCCTGGCCTGTACCTGCAATCAGTGCGGACATGAATTCAGCCTGACGCAACGGCATTTCGTCTGCCCAAGTTGCGGCGGCGAAAACATCCACTTCAACGGGGGTCATGGGATGACGCTTATGGCCCTGCACGTTGCATCCGAGGAAACGGACCATGACTGAACATATCCAGGTCGTACCCGACAAATGCCGCGCCTGCCGCCGCTGTGAAGTGGCCTGCATTGCCGCCCACCACGGCATGAGCTTTAAAGAGGCCATGAAACACCGCGACGAGCTGGTTTCGCGCGTACAGGTGGTCAAGGCCGAAGGCTTCAAGACCACCGTGCGTTGCCACCAGTGCGACCACGCGCCCTGCGCCAACGTGTGCCCCACCGGCGCATTGCAGCAGGATGCCGACGGCCGCATCATCATGCGCGTACAATACTGTGTTGCCTGTAAGATGTGCATCGCCGCATGCCCTTACGGCACCATCACCCTTGACACCATCGGCATGCCCTCCGTGGATGGCGACGATGGTGAAACCCTGGCCCAGCGCGCCCGCCGCGAAGTGGCCGTGCGCTGCGACATGTGCCGCGCATGGCGCATGGAAAATGGCAAGCGCATCACCGCCTGCATGGAAGCCTGCCCGGCCCACGCCCTTTCGCTGGTGCTGGCCGACGGTTCTGTGGTGGAAGCCCCTGCGCCGGAAAAGAAGCCCACCGTTGAAGGCGCGCCGGAAAAACCTGCCGCTCCCGTGGCAGAGCCCGGCCCCCGCGCATCTGTGACCGCTGCTGGCCGCGCGCCTGAAGAAGCCAAGGCTGAAGCCCCTGCCGCCCCTGTGGCGGAAGCGGCGGCTCCGACCCCAGTTGCGGAGGCTCCCGTAGCGCCCAAAGCCGAGGAACCCAAGGTCGAAGCGCCTGTGGAAACTCCAGTGGAAGCCCCTGCTGAAGCCAAAGCCGCTCCGGTAGTGGAAGAAGCGCCCGCGCCTGAAGTCAAGATGGAGCCTGCGGCGGAAGCCCCGGCAACCGAACCTGCGGCGGCAACACCAGTTGAAACCAAGCCCGAAGCTGCTCCGGCAGCGCTCAAGGCTGCGGCCTCCAAGCCTGCCAAGAGCGGCAAAAAGGCCACCAAGAAGGGCGGCAAGAAGTAAACCTCCTGCCAATCTGCACATTCAGGCCTCGGCGCGGCAGTCGGATTATCCCGGCTTCTGCGCCGAGGCTTTGCGCTTTCTGCAAAGGCCGCACGCTTCCCGCATGCAGCCTCTATAATCATTAGCGCTTGAAATGCTCGCTTACACCAGCCAAAAACCTGCCTGCTCGCATTTCGTGGCAAGGATTTTCGGGAACATCCTTGCAGAACAGTTAATTCATTTCATTTGCACTCTGTTCTAAAATCACCTTAAAATACAGCAGGTTGCTTTGATTTAGCCTGAAATACGGCTTTGAATTGCAAGTTTTTGTGATCCCCATCACAGAACATCCTGGGCATTTCTGGTGTATTGCCAGTGTGGCTGACAGCAGGCCTTGCTGTCAGCCATGGCACTGAGGCGTTCCGTACAGACGTAAGCGAAACTGCAATACCAGACCGCCCGCACGCATGGTGAGGTCTGAGGGGAGACAAGATGGAAAACAGCGACCTGCAAACCATCCATGCTGCCTTGCAAACTGGCCCCTTTGCGGCCATGTCGGATACTGAACGCCAAAAGTTGGCGTTGCACGCCCGTGTGCAGCCATTCAGCCAGGGTGCGACGCTTTTTCGCGAAGGCGAAGCCACTACCGATGCCATGCTGCTGCTCTCGGGCATGGTCAAACTGTGCCGCCACTCGGCTCAGGGCAAGGAATGTGTGCTGCACCTTGTGCGTTGCGGCAGGATGCTGGACGCAGGGGTGCTTTTTTATGAAGAAGGCCTGCCCGCAACGGCTATCGGGGTGCAGAACGGCGTAGTTTTGCGGCTGGAACGCAAGGCCCTGCTTGAAGCCCTGCGCAACGATGCGGCCCTTGGGGTAGCCATGCTGGCGGCCATGAGCCTGCGCCAACGCCTGTTCATCAACAAGATTGCGGGGTCGCAGGGCCGCATTTCCGTTTCGGGCCGGGTAGCGGCGTGGCTGCTGCACCGTGCAAAAATGGAAAAAAGCGCCACCCTGAGCATGGGCGTTACCCAGGAAACCCTGGCCCGACAGATGGGGATAAGCCGGGAGAGTCTGAGCCGGGAGCTTAGCGCCCTGACATCAGCCGGACTCATTGACCGCGACCGACGCCGCATCATTCTGCTTGATGCCAACGCCCTGCGCGAAAGGGCAGAAGCATAGATTCATTTCATATCGATACCACTCTGTCGGCTGCAGACGCAGCTTTGACCGTTATACAGTGAAGATGCCGCTACTCAGGCAGCACCGCCTTTATGAGGGCGCGCTCGCCAAGGAGCGCTCCAAACGCGATGAGAATGCAAATTCTCAAAACAGATTTTCAGGATCAGCATGAACGCTTGCATTGTTTATTCTTCCTGCACGGGCAATACCCGCAAAGTGGCTGAGGCTCTGGCCGACACCTCGGGTCTTCCCTGCTTTCCCGTGCGCATCGCCCCTGAGCCGGATGACTTTGATATACTGGCCCTGGGCTTCTGGGTGCGCAAAGGCCTGCCCGATGCCCGCGCCCTGCGCTACATGGAACGCGTGCGCGGCAAGCACGTATTTTTTTTCGGCACTCTGGGCGCGTGGCCCCATTCAGACCACGCCCGCCGCTGCATGGCCGCAACGCACGAAATTTTACAGGCTGGCGGCAATACGGTAGTTGATGGATTCTTGTGTCAGGGCCGGGTCAATCCACAGGTGGTTGCCGCATCCCAGCGCAAGGGCGGTCATCCCCTGAGTCCAGAGCGTCTGGCCCGCCTGCGCGAGGCTGAGCGCCATCCGGACGCGGCAGATCTTGCTGCGGCGCGCCTGCACTGGCAACGCAGTCTGCAAAAATACACTGCCAATGCCCCAGCCCCGCAACCCCCTTGTCTTACCGCAGGCATCTTATCCACGCCGGAACCCATCGGCAGCAATACCTCGCTGTAACCAGACAGCAGGCCAGTATCAGGAGCCGCAAATGCGCAAACAGAACCGCGAATGCCTTGATCCGGCATTTTTTGACGAAGTTTTTTCCACCGCCGAAGACCTCTGCCTTGCCATGCACGACGGGGAATTTCCCTATGTCATTCCGCTCAACTTTGTGCGCCAGGGCAACTGCATCTACGTCCACTGCGCCCTTGAAGGTCACAAGCTGGACTGTATCCGCCGCAACCCCAATGTGGCCTTTACCTTGTGTGCGGATGTGACCATCCATAGGGAAAAGTCCACGACCTATTACAAATCGCTGTGCGGCACCGGCCGCGCCGGGATTGTGGATGATCCGGCGGAAAAGGGCCTCGCCCTTGATGCCCTGGCAGTGCGCTACGCCGCCCTTTGCCCCACGCCCACGCCGGATGCGGCCCTTGCCCGCACGGGCGTGGTACGCATTGACATTGTGGATCTGGTGGGCAAGCGCAAACTGCCCAAGTAAACGCCTCACCCCATGCACGGCGGCGCGTAATAACGCCATAACATGCCGAATGTAAAGGAAGTCTGACATGCGCGGAGCTTCCCGCCTTATTCCCTTGCCTTCTTTTCTGGCCCTGCTGCCTGCCGGAGCGCACTTCTGGCGCAGCGGTCAGCCCGGCCTCGCCGCCGCCTGCCTTGCTCTGGCCCTACTTGCCTGGGGCCGCGCCGCATGGGTGCGTCTGCTGCTCCTGCTGGTGCTGCCCCTGCTGGCCGCCCGCTGGATATGGGCTGCGGCCCAGTTTGTGCAAATGCGCATGTTCATGGGCGAACCGTGGCACAGACTGGCTGTTATCCTGCTGAGCGTGGCCCTGCTGACGGCGCTTGCCGCCCTGCCCCTGCTGCGCGAATCCGCGCGACAACGCTACCACAAAGGCGACACAAGCGCGCGCACCCAACTGGCCGCCCTGCTGCTTTGCCTTGGTCTGTTGCTGCCGGTCTGGCTTATGAAGCCGCAACTGCTGGTTGTTGAACGGTTCTTCCCTCAATGGGGATCACTGCAACTTGCGCTGGCGAGCATCTGGGCGGCCTGCGCAGCCGGATGGCTGAGCGGCAAAAAGGTTCCGCAGGTCAGAATGCGCTTGTGGCGGCTCTTTTCACTGGTCTTTTTCGCCCAGCTTGTCCTTGGCCTGGCACTGGAAAGCCGTTTTCTGCTCAGCGGGCAACTGCATCTGCCTGTACCGGGGCTGATCGCCGCCGCACCCATATATCGTGGCGGCGGCTGGTTCATGCTGGGGCTGTTCGGCTTTTCCACCCTGATTGCTGGCGCGGCCTGGTGCAGCCATCTTTGCTACTTTGGCGTGTGGGATGCCAGCGCCGCAAAGTCCTGCGCCGGAGGCCCGCACGGATTATCTGCGATAAAAAATTCCGGCTCCGAAAACACCGATTCCGGCAATATTGCTCCGCCCATTCCCAGACGTGCGCCCAGGTGGTTGCCACATCTGCGGCTCGCCATGCTGGGTCTGACTCTTGCCGTTCCCCTGCTCTTGCGCCTTTCGGGCGCGCCGCTGGAGGCGGCACTTGCCAGCGGCCTCTTGCTGGGTCTGCTCGCGGTACCGGCTTCTCTGCTGGTCAGCCGCAAGGCCGGATACGCCGCCTACTGCCGGGGCCTCTGCCCCTTGGGGCTGCTGGCAAAGTGGATTGGGCGCATTGCCCCCTGGCGCGTGCGCCGCACAGGCTCCTGCCGCCGCTGCATGGCCTGCGTGCGTGTATGTCGTCAGGACGCCATGGGTAACCCCATGACGACCTCAGGCCCCAATGCTGACTGCAATCTGTGCCGCGACTGCGTAGCCGTATGCCCGCAAAAGGCGCTCTCCATAACCTGCTACGGCATGCACGGCACGCAAGCCTGGGCAGACCCGACACTCATTGCCCTGCTTGCTGCCCTGCACGCGGCCTTTCTTGCCATGGCCCGTATATAGACAGCCCGTCCATTCAACCAGGGAAGCACGGCTTCACAACCGCGACTCTCGCAACATCTAGTAACGAGGATGCCAATGATGCGTGTTTTGCGCCGCCTGCGGGCAGGCACAATGGCCCCGCCCAGGGCCGACTGGAATGAAATATTCTGGGCGTGGGCAGGCAGTTGTCTGTCCATAATCAGCCTTGCGCTGCTTGAAAAGCTCTGCGCGCAGGAATGGAATCTGCCTCTGCTCATCGGCTCGTTCGGCGCTTCCGCCGTGCTGGCCTTTGGCGCGCCCCACAGCCCGCTGGCCCAGCCCCGCAATCTTGTGGGCGGGCACGTGCTTTCCGCGCTTGTGGGCGTGACCTGCCAGCTACTCTTCAGCGATAATCCGGTGCTGGCCTCTGGCCTTGCTGTTTCCACAGCCATCGCCTTCATGCACGCAACGCAGACCCTGCATCCTCCGGGGGGCGC
Encoded proteins:
- a CDS encoding NADH-quinone oxidoreductase subunit C, whose protein sequence is MQETINGNAKVIEGLSALCTEDDAVHHSTDSFGNAFHWFRLGTPRMLQDAAAIMSEAKARLCMTTAYNRRQLSEPMQEVCYHFELDGVVYNMTVTLNGEWPTVPSITPLFANADWHEREMMELYGIQVTGHPNPTRLFLDEELDAGILNEAVPLSIMMNGACTTDLWERILNDKERNHE
- a CDS encoding nickel-dependent hydrogenase large subunit; the protein is MSNTFTMPLGPVHVALEEPVYFHLTVEGETVRHVELTSGHVHRGMEAMATQRNLVKNVTLTERVCSLCSNSHSFTYSMVVENVLGITIPERACYLRVVAEEIKRIASHLFNTAIQAHIIGFKSLFMHVMEVREMMQDLKETVYGNRMNLAANCIGGVKYNVTPELLDYMLKTLAKVEPQVDEIREIYATNGMVLGRTKGLGLLPKEDAVHLGVVGPVARGSGVAIDVRKDSPYAAYGKLNFNPVLEHGCCVNSRTMVRLHEIFESFSLIRQCIERMPEGEVTAPMRQIRTAEACARTEAPRGEVFYYIRTNGTDMPSRLKWRVPSYMNWKALGVMMRDCKVADVALITNSIDPCVSCTER
- a CDS encoding hydrogenase maturation nickel metallochaperone HypA, with protein sequence MHEATLVQGLLNMAIKAVEDHNRAHPESPVSRIAEFQCELGLLACVEAQTLTACFELLAEGTLAEGAKLTLACAPLACTCNQCGHEFSLTQRHFVCPSCGGENIHFNGGHGMTLMALHVASEETDHD
- a CDS encoding 4Fe-4S dicluster domain-containing protein; this translates as MTEHIQVVPDKCRACRRCEVACIAAHHGMSFKEAMKHRDELVSRVQVVKAEGFKTTVRCHQCDHAPCANVCPTGALQQDADGRIIMRVQYCVACKMCIAACPYGTITLDTIGMPSVDGDDGETLAQRARREVAVRCDMCRAWRMENGKRITACMEACPAHALSLVLADGSVVEAPAPEKKPTVEGAPEKPAAPVAEPGPRASVTAAGRAPEEAKAEAPAAPVAEAAAPTPVAEAPVAPKAEEPKVEAPVETPVEAPAEAKAAPVVEEAPAPEVKMEPAAEAPATEPAAATPVETKPEAAPAALKAAASKPAKSGKKATKKGGKK
- a CDS encoding Crp/Fnr family transcriptional regulator; this encodes MENSDLQTIHAALQTGPFAAMSDTERQKLALHARVQPFSQGATLFREGEATTDAMLLLSGMVKLCRHSAQGKECVLHLVRCGRMLDAGVLFYEEGLPATAIGVQNGVVLRLERKALLEALRNDAALGVAMLAAMSLRQRLFINKIAGSQGRISVSGRVAAWLLHRAKMEKSATLSMGVTQETLARQMGISRESLSRELSALTSAGLIDRDRRRIILLDANALRERAEA
- a CDS encoding flavodoxin family protein — its product is MNACIVYSSCTGNTRKVAEALADTSGLPCFPVRIAPEPDDFDILALGFWVRKGLPDARALRYMERVRGKHVFFFGTLGAWPHSDHARRCMAATHEILQAGGNTVVDGFLCQGRVNPQVVAASQRKGGHPLSPERLARLREAERHPDAADLAAARLHWQRSLQKYTANAPAPQPPCLTAGILSTPEPIGSNTSL
- a CDS encoding pyridoxamine 5'-phosphate oxidase family protein — its product is MRKQNRECLDPAFFDEVFSTAEDLCLAMHDGEFPYVIPLNFVRQGNCIYVHCALEGHKLDCIRRNPNVAFTLCADVTIHREKSTTYYKSLCGTGRAGIVDDPAEKGLALDALAVRYAALCPTPTPDAALARTGVVRIDIVDLVGKRKLPK
- a CDS encoding 4Fe-4S binding protein; this encodes MRGASRLIPLPSFLALLPAGAHFWRSGQPGLAAACLALALLAWGRAAWVRLLLLLVLPLLAARWIWAAAQFVQMRMFMGEPWHRLAVILLSVALLTALAALPLLRESARQRYHKGDTSARTQLAALLLCLGLLLPVWLMKPQLLVVERFFPQWGSLQLALASIWAACAAGWLSGKKVPQVRMRLWRLFSLVFFAQLVLGLALESRFLLSGQLHLPVPGLIAAAPIYRGGGWFMLGLFGFSTLIAGAAWCSHLCYFGVWDASAAKSCAGGPHGLSAIKNSGSENTDSGNIAPPIPRRAPRWLPHLRLAMLGLTLAVPLLLRLSGAPLEAALASGLLLGLLAVPASLLVSRKAGYAAYCRGLCPLGLLAKWIGRIAPWRVRRTGSCRRCMACVRVCRQDAMGNPMTTSGPNADCNLCRDCVAVCPQKALSITCYGMHGTQAWADPTLIALLAALHAAFLAMARI
- a CDS encoding HPP family protein; the protein is MMRVLRRLRAGTMAPPRADWNEIFWAWAGSCLSIISLALLEKLCAQEWNLPLLIGSFGASAVLAFGAPHSPLAQPRNLVGGHVLSALVGVTCQLLFSDNPVLASGLAVSTAIAFMHATQTLHPPGGATALIAVIGGPGIHSLGYWYVLLPCAAGAICMLALAYAANNLAARKRYPLFWW